The proteins below come from a single Papaver somniferum cultivar HN1 chromosome 11, ASM357369v1, whole genome shotgun sequence genomic window:
- the LOC113325268 gene encoding uncharacterized protein LOC113325268 has translation MASLLYYGPPVTSHRTRFWESMTSYVQNFNGCKCFIGDFNAICSSTENFGGLPVLNSNISYISNFIHQNHLIDLGYKGHAYTWTNGRSMENFIRQRLDRVLDNPEWCIAFHNAANIATAPPDYKLEALWLSHPEFMDIVRECWSVDEDENILSKLRKLGGFLTEWIRRRIGCIKQKILILKTRLLRIQSWRPTAANIQREKIVLAELNDYLIMEATYWDQRMKQQWAKDGDRNTKHFHFSVQNRRRKNTISHLLVDNQGWITDQKDITSVLIHHFQSLFQEQSRPESQNFSLQCQSTFTIDNDALCRIPTMAEIWTVISKMGSFTSPGPDGFSPVFIRNVGQ, from the exons ATGGCATCTCTTTTGTATTATGGTCCCCCTGTAACTTCTCACAGAACTAGATTCTGGGAAAGTATGACATCATATGTACAAAATTTCAATGGTTGTAAATGTTTTATCGGGGattttaatgcaatttgttcTAGTACTGAAAATTTTGGAGGATTGCCAGTCTTAAACTCAAATATTTCATACATTAGCAATTTCATTCATCAAAATCATTTGATTGATTTGGGTTACAAGGGTCATGCATACACCTGGACTAATGGACGTTCTATGGAAAATTTTATCAGACAACGTCTGGATAGAGTACTTGATAATCCAGAATGGTGTATTGCCTTTCATAATGCAGCT AATATCGCAACTGCTCCTCCTGATTATAAATTGGAAGCACTTTGGTTATCTCATCCTGAATTCATGGATATAGTTAGAGAATGTTGGTCAGTGGATGAAGATGAGAATATTCTGTCAAAACTTCGAAAACTGGGTGGTTTTCTAACAGAATGGATCCGAAGAAGAATTGGGTGTataaagcaaaaaatattaatccTGAAAACAAGGTTACTGAGAATTCAGTCTTGGCGTCCCACTGCGGCTAATATTCAGAGAGAAAAAATAGTTCTGGCTGAACTAAATGATTACCTTATCATGGAGGCAACATATTGGGATCAGAGAATGAAACAACAATGGGCGAAAGATGGAGATCGAAACACTAAACACTTTCACTTCTCTGTTCAAAATCGAAGACGGAAAAACACAATCAGCCATTTACTGGTTGATAATCAAGGTTGGATTACTGATCAGAAAGATATTACTAGTGTTCTTATTCATCACTTTCAGTCCTTATTTCAAGAGCAGAGTAGGCCAGAATCTCAAAACTTCTCTCTGCAATGTCAATCCACATTCACAATAGACAATGATGCTTTATGTAGAATTCCAACTATGGCAGAAATCTGGACGGTTATTTCAAAAATGGGTTCTTTTACCTCCCCGGGTCCTGATGGTTTTTCGCCGGTTTTTATAAGAAATGTTGGCCAATAG